In the Primulina tabacum isolate GXHZ01 chromosome 7, ASM2559414v2, whole genome shotgun sequence genome, AACCTACCCGAGTTGACAACCATAATCATGACCATCGGAACAGCCATTCAAAAATGGAATATGGGAAGAAAAATGAAGCTATAGACAACCGATGTAAAAGAGCAGCCATACAGTGAGATTTCTTATCAGCTCGTATGTGACATCCTTCGCTTGGTATGATTTTGGATTCCACTTCATTTCTGACCAATCGACGTGTGTTACGGACCAATTGGAAATTCCAGATGGATCAATCATCTGAAAGAAAACAATCGGATTTATTAAAAAGAGGGAGTGCTGTAGGCATCTTAAACAAAATGTAAGGTCTATCAGCGCTCACGTGGAAAAAAGTAGGCAAATAGTGTTCGTCGGAATAGCAGTTGCGACCATCCATTCCCGGCTGTTGAATAAACGGAAACAGATGGGCGGTAGGGTTAAGTGAAATGAGACAGCATCCTAAATTTTGACAGAATTTCTCAAAATACAGAGCAGTTTCCTCTAATCAAGATCCAGGTAAAATGACCAGGGGTCAAAAATTACATAACCAAATTGAGCTCAAACGTTTCTAGAGCAATTCTAAAATATTACCCAACAAAAGCATAGGCAACATGCATATTTATCCCCAGGGTAGCACTAAACAAGATATCCACCAACAAATATTACATATATATCTCCTTTGAAACAACAACAAAGCGAGCAACAATGCGAAATATTACTTgggagaaaaaaaattaaggaaaTAAGGTTGTCCATTAACTGACAGAAAAGTAAACTCCATATTAGCCTGATTTAAACTAAACATCCTCCTCAGGGTTCATGGGATAAATTATTTGGTTAGAAAACGATAAATCAACTCAGCCCGTATGAAAACACAAACATGGAGATTTAGATATAGAAATTCAAAAATAGTCGGCGAAGTTTCTATTCAAACAGGAGAATAAATCATTAATAGATCAGAGAATAAACCAACGAAGTTACAAATAAAAAACTTCGAACTACGGAGAAACAAAGTAAAGTTGAAATTTAGATTAAATAGATTCACCCTGCAATAATCCCTGAATTTTGTATGGTAAAGACTGTCAGCCATGATTATTAGAGCATGCTTCCGCTTTATTGTGAACCACTGCATTGTGTAGCACCGAAAGCATATTACCACaacaattttttaagaaaatttaaaatggaGCAGGCTGCAATCAGATTAATCTTAAGACAAACACCTGTGCACCCTTTCGAAAGTATTTCTTCTCGACTTCAGGTAACATACGTTCCGAATACCGACCACTTCCATGTGGACCAGGATCCTCAAAGCTGCAGAAAATAGGATTAACGCCTGAcagtaaaaaatatatttaacaaaAGAAAACTATTTTGAATAATATGCTTCTTAGGTTTATAATTTTGTAAAGCTCTACTCGGAAATCTATAGATTCATACAAAGCTTGGTGTTGACTATTTCCTGAAATAAACCCACACCGAGGAACTAGTCTCTGCATCTGAGAAGCTTTTCACAAAAGGAAGACAATAGTACAGGAGACTTACCAATCCACAAAGCTAGTGTTTGTGTACATGAGATAATTGTACACATAATCAAAATCGCGAAGTGGTATGCAGCTGCAGTCCGTGAAATTATTTAGTTTAGTACATGACTATTTATATGAGTTAACCAAGTAAAGGAAAAACTAAAAACTTATAAGGGATTAATAAAGTCACAACCCGTCGGAAAGTAGAATGAATAGTTGGTTGTCTGGATCTTTAAGTGCATTTGCTAAAAGCCTCCTTTCTGCATCAACCATTGAAATTCTCCCCCATATTACCTGCAAGAACATAAAATGCATATATTAATCATGGTCTGTTACAGTAAAAAATTTCATTGTACAGGCCAAACAGATGTACCAACCTTATCGCTACGAATTTCGCGATTGATAAAATAACGAGTAAAATGCACATGTTTATCCTTGGATGCATGCACATATACAGAGAATCTACCTTCATGGCCCTGACAAATGAAGCAATATTTAAGGGGAGAACAGAAATCCTTCAAATACTAAAAATTATACTATTCAAATGCATgcaaaaaatcacaaaatatgtttgaatttaaataatgtgagatttgaattttgaatgatACCCTACCACAACATAAGCTTTCATAAATAAGTGAAACAGTTTGGCTAACACATGCTAGTATGTTTTTGCCAAAAAAGAAATCCCATGAAATCACAAGTCTAAATGATCAGAGTATAGATTGATAATAAAAACATGATCCTGTGACCGTTGGTAAAACCTTTCATTAATATGGCTCCTTTTATAGTACAGTAAGGGGATCAGAGCGATGCTACAATTGGTTTGAATCCATGACCTTTCCCTTTCAATGGAGAGACAACCCGGTGGTTCTCGAAGAACACGAGGCTTTTACAGTTACAAGCATAAATAGCTTTTTAAGGAGCtaaattacttaaataaagCAAGAAATGGTAGAACAAAGACTTGTGCGCTGTCGTGCTGTCTCAATATTTGTTGAACGTTTAATACTACTGTAATTAAATGTACCTCAAACATATACACACTCGTAAACAAGATTGCAGAAACACTTCAATAAAAACTATGGCAAAACACTATTATGCAAAAATAGAACATGTAAATCTTGTAAAGTACAAAATTAACTGAATGTTGAAATTCATCTTTTAGACATTAAGAAAACTGTATTACCTGGAAAAATTTGTCCCACAGCTTCTCAAAAGGTAAAGCACCCGGTGTCAAAAACAAGaaggaaattttgggattaGCTGACATATTAGAGGCCAAATTTAGAATATCTCTAATGACAACTTGAGAAGCAATTTCATCATCGGTGAGTTCTCTAGTAGGCGCAGGTGGAAGCCAACTTTGTAGTGCCTTGCAACCGTGAGATGAG is a window encoding:
- the LOC142551895 gene encoding glycosyltransferase BC10-like isoform X1, with protein sequence MKDLQILYAPRQRGHLKKPKWIIILISLVSLFLVCTYVYPPQSFSACYIFSSHGCKALQSWLPPAPTRELTDDEIASQVVIRDILNLASNMSANPKISFLFLTPGALPFEKLWDKFFQGHEGRFSVYVHASKDKHVHFTRYFINREIRSDKVIWGRISMVDAERRLLANALKDPDNQLFILLSDGCIPLRDFDYVYNYLMYTNTSFVDCFEDPGPHGSGRYSERMLPEVEKKYFRKGAQWFTIKRKHALIIMADSLYHTKFRDYCRPGMDGRNCYSDEHYLPTFFHMIDPSGISNWSVTHVDWSEMKWNPKSYQAKDVTYELIRNLTSIVDSVHVTSDAKREIQTQPCMWNGRQRPCYLFARKFLPETLEKLLELFPKYTSI
- the LOC142551895 gene encoding glycosyltransferase BC10-like isoform X2 → MKDLQILYAPRQRGHLKKPKWIIILISLVSLFLVCTYVYPPQSFSACYIFSSHGCKALQSWLPPAPTRELTDDEIASQVVIRDILNLASNMSANPKISFLFLTPGALPFEKLWDKFFQVIWGRISMVDAERRLLANALKDPDNQLFILLSDGCIPLRDFDYVYNYLMYTNTSFVDCFEDPGPHGSGRYSERMLPEVEKKYFRKGAQWFTIKRKHALIIMADSLYHTKFRDYCRPGMDGRNCYSDEHYLPTFFHMIDPSGISNWSVTHVDWSEMKWNPKSYQAKDVTYELIRNLTSIVDSVHVTSDAKREIQTQPCMWNGRQRPCYLFARKFLPETLEKLLELFPKYTSI